In one Triplophysa rosa linkage group LG13, Trosa_1v2, whole genome shotgun sequence genomic region, the following are encoded:
- the si:ch211-195b11.3 gene encoding serine protease inhibitor Kazal-type 1 encodes MKLAILICFSVLIYSMAAAEPRQAVCDPDNNGECTREYNPVCGEDNITYPTECILCFENKRRSQNIRIMQEGECKPFEPVAPAGVPSQ; translated from the exons ATGAAATTGGCTATCCTGATCTGCTTTTCTGTTCTCATTTACTCTA tggcAGCGGCAGAGCCCAGACAG GCCGTCTGTGACCCAGATAATAATGGAGAGTGTACTCGTGAATACAATCCAGTGTGTGGCGAAGACAACATCACTTACCCTACCGAGTGCATACTGTGCTTTGAGAACAA gCGACGTAGCCAGAATATCAGAATAATGCAGGAAGGAGAATGTAAGCCTTTTGAACCTGTTGCACCAGCCGGCGTGCCTTCCCAGTAA
- the csnk1a1 gene encoding casein kinase I isoform X1: MASSSGSKAEFIVGGKYKLVRKIGSGSFGDIYLAINITNGEEVAVKLESQKARHPQLLYESKLYKILQGGVGIPHIRWYGQEKDYNVLVMDLLGPSLEDLFNFCSRRFTMKTVLMLADQMISRIEYVHTKNFIHRDIKPDNFLMGIGRHCNKCLESPVGKRKRSLAVSSSQDPSFSGLNQLFLIDFGLAKKYRDNRTRQHIPYREDKNLTGTARYASINAHLGIEQSRRDDMESLGYVLMYFNRTSLPWQGLKAATKKQKYEKISEKKMSTPVEVLCKGFPAEFAMYLNYCRGLRFEEAPDYMYLRQLFRILFRTLNHQYDYTFDWTMLKQKAAQQAASSGGQGQQAQTPTGKQTDKPKSNMKGF, translated from the exons ATGGCCAGCAGCAGTGGCTCTAAAGCCGAATTTATAGTCGGTGGAAAATACAAGCTTGTTCGAAAAATCGGATCTGGGTCCTTTGGTGACATTTATTTGGCAATCAACATCACAAATGGAGAG GAGGTAGCCGTGAAATTGGAGTCACAGAAAGCCAGACATCCTCAACTCCTTTATGAAAGCAAGTTGTACAAAATTCTCCAGGGTGGAGTCGGGATCCCACACATCAG GTGGTATGGCCAAGAAAAGGACTATAACGTCCTAGTGATGGACCTACTGGGGCCAAGCCTGGAGGATCTCTTTAACTTCTGTTCTCGCAGATTTACAATGAAAACTGTTCTAATGCTTGCAGATCAG ATGATCAGCAGAATCGAGTATGTGCACACAAAAAACTTCATCCACAGAGATATCAAGCCAGACAACTTTTTAATGGGTATTGGCCGTCATTGTAATAAG TGTTTAGAATCTCCAGTGGGGAAGAGGAAAAGAAGCTTGGCTGTTAGTTCTTCTCAGGACCCATCTTTCTCAGGATTAAACCAG TTGTTCCTCATTGACTTTGGTCTGGCCAAGAAATACAGAGACAACAGGACACGACAGCACATACCATACAGAGAAGACAAAAATCTCACAGGCACAGCTCGCTATGCCAGTATCAACGCGCACTTGGGCATTGAGCAGAG tcGACGAGATGACATGGAGTCGCTAGGATATGTGCTGATGTACTTCAACAGAACCAGCCTGCCATGGCAAGGACTGAAG GCTGCGACAAAGAAACAGAAGTATGAGAAGATTAGTGAGAAAAAGATGTCGACCCCTGTTGAGGTGTTGTGTAAG GGGTTCCCAGCTGAGTTTGCCATGTACCTGAACTACTGTCGTGGGTTGCGGTTTGAAGAGGCACCAGACTACATGTACTTGCGTCAGCTTTTCCGCATTCTCTTCAG GACTCTAAACCACCAGTATGACTACACGTTTGACTGGACCATGCTGAAGCAGAAAGCAGCACAGCAAGCAGCCTCCTCAGGGGGACAGGGGCAACAGGCACAAACCCCCACAGGCAAGCAAACTGACAAACCCAAGAGTAACATGAAAG GTTTCTAA
- the sil1 gene encoding nucleotide exchange factor SIL1, which yields MVTIRTMQNKRSSTLGLVLALVSLQLVCAQNMKSPTALAIKDSADDLNDGEETQLPNADDEDLEVFRPTDKWQTLKPGQAVPAGSHVRLNLQTGLNEVKLGEEGLKYWTDGNGQGIMNTNNPSFTAQELKEALKKFKEGMDDSEATKQEEDAVRAHFRPIEELKKDMEALDMLMETDIQVMRRLLNQFNNTNSTTEEKITALLDLEYLVHQVDNAQNLVSMGGMQLVIHALNSTDIRLQESAAFVLGSAVSSNPSVQVHAVEGGALQKLLTLLATQRPMTVKKKVLFAVASLMRHFPFAQGHFLKLGGVQMLSKLFQTPGAEALRVRIITILYDMIIEKELISQVGLDLIPDSSHQERLRQYADVSLLPVLEEQGWCRLVPELLASPEHDWREKALRALLAMMAQCQSQFKQHPTLTTSLTELQKQYKELVLTEQDVGEQDGYFGEILALVDSIVVKMQRV from the exons ATGGTGACTATACGTACAATGCAAAATAAGAGGAGTAGCACACTTGGGCTGGTCCTGGCCCTCGTCAGTCTTCAACTCGTATGTGCCCAAAATATGAAG TCTCCAACAGCATTGGCCATCAAAGATAGCGCCGATGATCTAAACGATGGTGAAGAGACACAGTTACCGAATGCGGATGATGAAGACCTAGAGGTGTTTAGACCCACAGACAAGTGGCAAACTCTCAAACCAG GTCAAGCAGTTCCAGCAGGCTCTCATGTCAGACTGAACCTTCAGACTGGACTAAACGAGGTCAAGCTGGGAGAGGAGGGTCTTAAATACTGGACAGATGGAAATGG GCAAGGAATAATGAACACGAATAACCCTTCATTCACTGCTCAAGAGTTAAAAGAAGCTCTGAAAAAGTTTAAAGAAGGAATGGATGATTCTGAAGCCACTAAACAG GAAGAAGATGCGGTGAGGGCCCATTTTCGCCCTATCGAAGAGTTGAAAAAAGACATGGAAGCACTGGACATGCTGATGGAGACAGACATTCAAGTTATGAGGAGACTTTTAAACCAATTCAATAATACTAACAGCACAACTGAAGAAAAGATCACTGCTCTTCTTGACTTGGAGTACCTCGTGCACCAG GTTGATAATGCCCAGAATTTGGTGTCCATGGGAGGAATGCAACTGGTTATACATGCTTTAAACAGTACAGACATTCGTCTCCAGGAGAGTGCTGCCTTTGTGCTCGGATCTGCCGTTTCAAG taaccCATCTGTGCAAGTTCATGCTGTGGAAGGCGGTGCATTACAGAAGCTGCTGACATTGCTTGCCACTCAGCGACCAATGACAGTTAAGAAAAAG GTGTTGTTTGCTGTGGCCTCCTTGATGCGTCACTTCCCGTTCGCTCAAGGCCACTTTTTGAAGCTTGGTGGTGTGCAAATGCTTAGCAAATTATTTCAAACACCAGGGGCAGAGGCCCTACGTGTGAGAATCATCACAATCCTCTATGATATGATCATCGAGAAa GAGCTGATATCACAGGTGGGCTTGGACCTTATACCAGATTCCTCTCACCAGGAACGTTTACGGCAATATGCTGATGTCTCCCTCTTGCCCGTGTTGGAAGAGCAGGGGTGGTGCCGCCTCGTGCCTGAACTTTTAGCTTCTCCCGAGCATGACTGGAGAGAGAAAGCTCTTCGCGCTCTGCTTGCCATGATGGCTCAGTGTCAGAGCCAGTTTAAGCAGCACCCCACACTGACCACTTCACTTACTGAACTGCAAAAGCAGTACAAAGAACTGGTCCTCACAGAGCAGGATGTAGGGGAGCAGGATGGGTACTTTGGGGAGATCCTGGCCCTTGTGGATTCTATTGTGGTTAAAATGCAACGGGtgtag
- the csnk1a1 gene encoding casein kinase I isoform X2 codes for MASSSGSKAEFIVGGKYKLVRKIGSGSFGDIYLAINITNGEEVAVKLESQKARHPQLLYESKLYKILQGGVGIPHIRWYGQEKDYNVLVMDLLGPSLEDLFNFCSRRFTMKTVLMLADQMISRIEYVHTKNFIHRDIKPDNFLMGIGRHCNKCLESPVGKRKRSLAVSSSQDPSFSGLNQLFLIDFGLAKKYRDNRTRQHIPYREDKNLTGTARYASINAHLGIEQSRRDDMESLGYVLMYFNRTSLPWQGLKAATKKQKYEKISEKKMSTPVEVLCKGFPAEFAMYLNYCRGLRFEEAPDYMYLRQLFRILFRTLNHQYDYTFDWTMLKQKAAQQAASSGGQGQQAQTPTGF; via the exons ATGGCCAGCAGCAGTGGCTCTAAAGCCGAATTTATAGTCGGTGGAAAATACAAGCTTGTTCGAAAAATCGGATCTGGGTCCTTTGGTGACATTTATTTGGCAATCAACATCACAAATGGAGAG GAGGTAGCCGTGAAATTGGAGTCACAGAAAGCCAGACATCCTCAACTCCTTTATGAAAGCAAGTTGTACAAAATTCTCCAGGGTGGAGTCGGGATCCCACACATCAG GTGGTATGGCCAAGAAAAGGACTATAACGTCCTAGTGATGGACCTACTGGGGCCAAGCCTGGAGGATCTCTTTAACTTCTGTTCTCGCAGATTTACAATGAAAACTGTTCTAATGCTTGCAGATCAG ATGATCAGCAGAATCGAGTATGTGCACACAAAAAACTTCATCCACAGAGATATCAAGCCAGACAACTTTTTAATGGGTATTGGCCGTCATTGTAATAAG TGTTTAGAATCTCCAGTGGGGAAGAGGAAAAGAAGCTTGGCTGTTAGTTCTTCTCAGGACCCATCTTTCTCAGGATTAAACCAG TTGTTCCTCATTGACTTTGGTCTGGCCAAGAAATACAGAGACAACAGGACACGACAGCACATACCATACAGAGAAGACAAAAATCTCACAGGCACAGCTCGCTATGCCAGTATCAACGCGCACTTGGGCATTGAGCAGAG tcGACGAGATGACATGGAGTCGCTAGGATATGTGCTGATGTACTTCAACAGAACCAGCCTGCCATGGCAAGGACTGAAG GCTGCGACAAAGAAACAGAAGTATGAGAAGATTAGTGAGAAAAAGATGTCGACCCCTGTTGAGGTGTTGTGTAAG GGGTTCCCAGCTGAGTTTGCCATGTACCTGAACTACTGTCGTGGGTTGCGGTTTGAAGAGGCACCAGACTACATGTACTTGCGTCAGCTTTTCCGCATTCTCTTCAG GACTCTAAACCACCAGTATGACTACACGTTTGACTGGACCATGCTGAAGCAGAAAGCAGCACAGCAAGCAGCCTCCTCAGGGGGACAGGGGCAACAGGCACAAACCCCCACAG GTTTCTAA
- the csnk1a1 gene encoding casein kinase I isoform X3, with amino-acid sequence MASSSGSKAEFIVGGKYKLVRKIGSGSFGDIYLAINITNGEEVAVKLESQKARHPQLLYESKLYKILQGGVGIPHIRWYGQEKDYNVLVMDLLGPSLEDLFNFCSRRFTMKTVLMLADQMISRIEYVHTKNFIHRDIKPDNFLMGIGRHCNKLFLIDFGLAKKYRDNRTRQHIPYREDKNLTGTARYASINAHLGIEQSRRDDMESLGYVLMYFNRTSLPWQGLKAATKKQKYEKISEKKMSTPVEVLCKGFPAEFAMYLNYCRGLRFEEAPDYMYLRQLFRILFRTLNHQYDYTFDWTMLKQKAAQQAASSGGQGQQAQTPTGKQTDKPKSNMKGF; translated from the exons ATGGCCAGCAGCAGTGGCTCTAAAGCCGAATTTATAGTCGGTGGAAAATACAAGCTTGTTCGAAAAATCGGATCTGGGTCCTTTGGTGACATTTATTTGGCAATCAACATCACAAATGGAGAG GAGGTAGCCGTGAAATTGGAGTCACAGAAAGCCAGACATCCTCAACTCCTTTATGAAAGCAAGTTGTACAAAATTCTCCAGGGTGGAGTCGGGATCCCACACATCAG GTGGTATGGCCAAGAAAAGGACTATAACGTCCTAGTGATGGACCTACTGGGGCCAAGCCTGGAGGATCTCTTTAACTTCTGTTCTCGCAGATTTACAATGAAAACTGTTCTAATGCTTGCAGATCAG ATGATCAGCAGAATCGAGTATGTGCACACAAAAAACTTCATCCACAGAGATATCAAGCCAGACAACTTTTTAATGGGTATTGGCCGTCATTGTAATAAG TTGTTCCTCATTGACTTTGGTCTGGCCAAGAAATACAGAGACAACAGGACACGACAGCACATACCATACAGAGAAGACAAAAATCTCACAGGCACAGCTCGCTATGCCAGTATCAACGCGCACTTGGGCATTGAGCAGAG tcGACGAGATGACATGGAGTCGCTAGGATATGTGCTGATGTACTTCAACAGAACCAGCCTGCCATGGCAAGGACTGAAG GCTGCGACAAAGAAACAGAAGTATGAGAAGATTAGTGAGAAAAAGATGTCGACCCCTGTTGAGGTGTTGTGTAAG GGGTTCCCAGCTGAGTTTGCCATGTACCTGAACTACTGTCGTGGGTTGCGGTTTGAAGAGGCACCAGACTACATGTACTTGCGTCAGCTTTTCCGCATTCTCTTCAG GACTCTAAACCACCAGTATGACTACACGTTTGACTGGACCATGCTGAAGCAGAAAGCAGCACAGCAAGCAGCCTCCTCAGGGGGACAGGGGCAACAGGCACAAACCCCCACAGGCAAGCAAACTGACAAACCCAAGAGTAACATGAAAG GTTTCTAA